Proteins from a genomic interval of Pseudodesulfovibrio nedwellii:
- a CDS encoding cobalt-precorrin 5A hydrolase yields MSVKKIAYYALTSKGHTIVSRLAAKLGGTVYASRRLEAEGAAPFDSLSELISATFNTFDAHVFVAAAGIAVRCIAPHLQSKETDPAVVCLDQEGQYAISLLAGHLGGANELSTRCARVLDGQPVITTATDSVGVLSIDMLAQSRGLVINDISRVKFVNIALLEGMTVQLHDPEDWLGLAWDMSFEGISDPADWDKNRPGIWVTWHDDCPQGALCLHPRMLHLGVGCRLDVSKEEILDHVHAVFKAKGLALKSIASLGSVEAKRHEAGLLEAAHDFGVDPVFYSTKQLASIDVPTPSDMVLAHMNVPSVAEASALLATHGGELVVTKEKTSTVTLAVARAKGD; encoded by the coding sequence ATGTCTGTAAAGAAAATTGCATATTACGCCCTGACCAGCAAAGGGCATACTATTGTCAGCCGTCTGGCTGCCAAGCTGGGCGGGACCGTTTACGCGTCCCGACGTCTTGAGGCCGAAGGAGCTGCTCCGTTCGACTCTTTGTCCGAACTGATTTCAGCAACCTTCAATACATTTGATGCTCATGTGTTTGTTGCCGCCGCAGGTATTGCGGTGCGCTGCATCGCGCCACACCTGCAAAGCAAGGAGACTGACCCTGCCGTGGTCTGTCTTGATCAGGAAGGACAGTACGCCATCAGTTTGCTGGCCGGACATTTGGGTGGTGCCAATGAATTGTCCACACGATGTGCTCGTGTTCTTGATGGACAGCCGGTCATTACTACAGCCACCGATTCTGTCGGCGTTTTGTCCATAGATATGCTCGCTCAGTCTCGAGGATTGGTTATCAACGACATCAGCCGCGTCAAATTCGTGAATATTGCCCTTTTGGAAGGAATGACAGTCCAACTGCATGATCCTGAGGACTGGCTTGGCTTGGCGTGGGATATGAGTTTTGAAGGGATAAGCGACCCTGCCGACTGGGATAAGAATCGTCCCGGTATCTGGGTGACATGGCATGACGATTGTCCGCAAGGGGCACTTTGTCTGCATCCACGTATGCTGCATTTGGGGGTTGGATGTCGCCTTGACGTGTCCAAAGAGGAGATTCTCGATCACGTACATGCGGTATTCAAGGCGAAGGGGCTTGCTTTGAAGAGTATTGCTTCTCTGGGGTCGGTTGAAGCCAAACGTCATGAGGCCGGATTGCTGGAAGCAGCCCATGATTTTGGCGTTGATCCTGTTTTTTATTCTACCAAACAGCTAGCATCCATCGATGTGCCTACGCCGTCCGATATGGTATTAGCACACATGAATGTCCCTTCCGTGGCCGAGGCTTCGGCCCTGCTGGCGACGCATGGCGGTGAGCTGGTTGTGACCAAGGAAAAGACCAGCACCGTGACGCTGGCTGTTGCGAGGGCCAAAGGTGATTAA
- the hemL gene encoding glutamate-1-semialdehyde 2,1-aminomutase — MNSKELYAKAKTLMPGGVNSPLRACRYVNAEPVFIENAKGAYLYDVDGRKYIDYVFSWGPQILGHQDPAVSEAAHKAIDQGSSYGAPCFGEVALAEAINKLVPSMDMMRMVSSGTEATMSALRLARGYTGRNKFVKFIGNYHGHADAFLAAAGSAAAVVPGTPGVPEEVTKHTLLAQYNDLDAVKALFEESGDEIACIIVEPAAGNMGLVKPKNGFLQGLRDVCTQYGAVLIFDEVITGFRLARGGAQECYGITPDLTTLGKIIGGGFPVGCFGGKREIMEHMAPVGGVFQAGTLSGNPVAMAAGLATLNRLAECDYAALEARTTAFTEELASIVEGKGKPVHLVQIGSAFTMYFSDKPVTNMIESGQCDSEAYATYWQQMLAQGVYLAPAGFECAFTSFAHTDEDFEKTLEAARKVEF, encoded by the coding sequence ATGAACTCAAAAGAACTCTACGCCAAGGCCAAGACCCTTATGCCTGGCGGTGTCAATTCACCACTGCGCGCTTGCAGGTATGTCAATGCTGAACCTGTCTTCATCGAGAACGCGAAGGGTGCGTATCTGTATGATGTAGATGGTCGCAAATACATTGATTACGTTTTTTCCTGGGGACCGCAGATTCTTGGTCATCAGGACCCTGCTGTCTCCGAGGCTGCGCACAAGGCCATTGATCAAGGTTCCAGCTACGGCGCACCCTGTTTCGGCGAGGTCGCTCTGGCCGAGGCCATCAACAAACTTGTTCCTTCCATGGACATGATGCGCATGGTTTCCTCCGGTACTGAGGCCACCATGTCTGCCTTGCGTTTGGCGCGAGGCTACACTGGCCGCAACAAGTTCGTGAAGTTCATCGGCAACTATCACGGTCATGCTGACGCATTCTTGGCTGCTGCCGGTTCTGCCGCAGCTGTTGTTCCCGGCACTCCCGGTGTCCCTGAAGAGGTGACAAAGCACACGTTGCTCGCTCAGTACAATGATCTCGATGCGGTCAAGGCCCTTTTCGAAGAGTCCGGCGACGAGATAGCCTGTATCATCGTGGAGCCTGCCGCAGGTAACATGGGCTTGGTCAAACCCAAAAACGGTTTCCTTCAGGGTTTGCGTGATGTGTGCACCCAGTATGGCGCGGTTCTTATTTTTGATGAAGTTATCACCGGCTTCAGGCTGGCTCGCGGTGGAGCGCAGGAATGCTACGGCATCACTCCTGACTTGACCACCCTTGGCAAGATCATCGGCGGCGGTTTCCCTGTGGGCTGTTTTGGCGGCAAGCGTGAGATCATGGAACATATGGCCCCCGTGGGCGGCGTTTTTCAGGCAGGTACACTGTCTGGCAACCCGGTCGCCATGGCCGCAGGACTGGCAACCTTGAACCGTTTGGCTGAATGTGACTACGCTGCTCTGGAAGCCCGGACCACGGCTTTTACCGAAGAGTTGGCATCCATCGTCGAGGGTAAGGGCAAGCCTGTACATTTGGTACAGATCGGTTCCGCTTTTACCATGTATTTTTCAGACAAGCCGGTGACCAATATGATCGAATCCGGCCAGTGTGATTCTGAGGCCTATGCAACCTACTGGCAGCAAATGCTTGCTCAAGGTGTATATCTGGCTCCGGCTGGTTTCGAGTGTGCCTTTACTTCCTTTGCTCATACGGATGAAGATTTTGAAAAGACGTTGGAGGCGGCTCGCAAGGTTGAATTCTAG
- a CDS encoding siroheme decarboxylase subunit beta, with translation MAIQFTETEERILALAGKDLPDTEQPFKTIAEAVGVDEQDVINLLADLKERKIIRRFGATLRHQKAGYGHNAMVAWRVPEERSDEIGEICAARSEISHCYIRRTYPEWTYNLYTMVHGERPGHANEVVAELEQIIGIDDNCVLKSLKELKKTSMVYFK, from the coding sequence ATGGCTATACAATTCACCGAGACCGAAGAAAGGATACTCGCTCTGGCAGGCAAGGATTTGCCGGACACCGAGCAGCCGTTCAAGACTATTGCCGAGGCAGTGGGCGTGGACGAGCAGGACGTTATCAACCTTTTGGCCGACCTCAAGGAGCGCAAGATCATTCGTCGCTTCGGGGCTACGCTCAGACATCAGAAGGCGGGCTACGGCCACAACGCCATGGTGGCATGGCGTGTGCCGGAGGAGCGGAGTGACGAAATTGGTGAGATCTGCGCGGCCCGCTCCGAGATTTCTCATTGTTACATTCGACGTACCTACCCGGAGTGGACGTATAATTTATATACGATGGTTCATGGCGAACGCCCCGGTCATGCCAATGAAGTAGTGGCCGAACTGGAGCAGATCATCGGTATTGATGACAACTGCGTGTTGAAGTCACTCAAAGAGCTTAAGAAGACCTCCATGGTCTATTTCAAATAA
- a CDS encoding NAD(P)H-dependent glycerol-3-phosphate dehydrogenase has protein sequence MKIAVLGAGAWGTTLADMLAKNDVNTTLWAREPEVVANIREKRENATFLPGVPLSEKLNIESDPETAFAGADYFLVVIPSQFIRPALEGFRDILPMNPVIVCASKGIELNSLAPMSRVVAEALEGKRPRYASLSGPSFAAEVSADMPTSVSLGCEDHELGRELQEAFSTPFFRVYFTPDYRGVELGGAVKNVIAIAAGMADGLNFGHDARAALITRGLAELSRLGEAMGGQERTFMGLSGMGDLVLTCTGDLSRNRQVGLKLGQGQKLDNIISEMKAVAEGVKTTKSLYDLSKKLNVELPITDQVYKILYEDKDPAQATRDLMNRDLKDE, from the coding sequence ATGAAAATAGCAGTTCTGGGCGCAGGCGCCTGGGGAACAACCCTGGCCGACATGCTCGCAAAGAACGATGTAAACACCACTTTGTGGGCACGTGAGCCTGAAGTGGTGGCCAATATCCGTGAAAAAAGAGAAAACGCGACATTCCTGCCGGGCGTTCCCTTGTCCGAAAAGCTCAACATCGAATCCGACCCTGAAACAGCTTTTGCCGGGGCCGACTACTTTTTGGTCGTCATCCCCAGTCAATTCATCCGGCCCGCCCTTGAAGGGTTCCGGGATATCCTGCCGATGAATCCGGTAATCGTCTGTGCTTCAAAAGGCATCGAGCTAAACTCTCTGGCCCCCATGTCCCGAGTGGTCGCCGAAGCACTTGAAGGTAAACGTCCCCGTTACGCGTCGCTGTCCGGGCCATCCTTTGCCGCCGAGGTCTCCGCCGACATGCCCACATCCGTTTCTCTGGGCTGTGAAGACCATGAGCTTGGCCGTGAATTGCAGGAAGCCTTTTCCACCCCATTTTTCCGCGTTTATTTCACACCTGACTATCGTGGTGTGGAACTGGGCGGTGCGGTCAAAAACGTTATCGCTATTGCCGCAGGCATGGCCGATGGTCTCAATTTCGGTCATGATGCCAGAGCCGCACTCATCACCCGAGGACTGGCCGAACTGAGCCGCCTTGGAGAAGCCATGGGTGGGCAGGAACGTACCTTCATGGGACTGTCCGGCATGGGCGATCTCGTGTTGACCTGTACCGGCGACCTTTCCCGCAACCGGCAGGTGGGCCTGAAACTCGGTCAGGGCCAGAAACTCGACAACATCATCAGCGAGATGAAAGCCGTGGCCGAAGGCGTCAAAACCACCAAATCCTTGTACGACCTTTCCAAAAAACTCAATGTGGAATTGCCCATTACAGACCAAGTGTATAAGATACTCTATGAAGACAAAGACCCGGCTCAGGCCACTCGTGACTTGATGAACCGGGATTTGAAAGACGAATAA